In Bacillota bacterium, one DNA window encodes the following:
- a CDS encoding single-stranded DNA-binding protein — MNTVHLFGEVCTPVKIEVVKTKAGPLKKAKVTLKVICPNGKPEAIPVTAWDRAAERLAAAQLRPGQYVLVEGRLHVTLGSDDNAAQLSVLQVFLTNFTSVVPKAS, encoded by the coding sequence ATGAACACGGTCCATCTCTTCGGAGAGGTCTGCACACCAGTGAAAATCGAGGTGGTCAAGACGAAAGCTGGCCCGCTAAAGAAGGCCAAGGTAACGCTCAAGGTCATCTGCCCCAACGGGAAGCCGGAGGCAATTCCGGTCACCGCGTGGGACAGGGCGGCCGAGCGGTTGGCAGCGGCTCAACTGAGGCCGGGCCAGTATGTCCTGGTGGAAGGCCGCCTCCATGTCACATTGGGCAGCGACGACAACGCTGCTCAGCTATCTGTTCTCCAAGTGTTCTTGACTAACTTCACGAGCGTGGTGCCAAAAGCATCGTAA
- a CDS encoding PD-(D/E)XK nuclease family protein, which yields MSWTYSFTQFDKFESCPRSYYESYVVGAPDMQTQELELGRLSHEAVQSVVLGLLPVAEVRDWVVSRLPETLWLTEQDADTIADWAQRFCSCFRPDGSIECEKEVKIEADGVAVQVKVDMLQQVGNRIIIYDLKTNKDAYDPGETMQLPLSSWVVAEKYGVGQVECRLWFLRYREKPLRAALFGSPQMEKAKNWAISTARAIEQAKTLPGSAGFPERPGTACRACGVPLNCVGVFPPLTKEMRLDDIGADQIAGHALRLEAALAFAKKYLQHYIEANKLSSVASNGEHWGNFPKPKYLLTPERLREFGEMVLAQGKDLSQFLEINPWTVLKKDNEHIKAWLEAHAEKSTVTYFGHRAKAPEAA from the coding sequence ATGAGCTGGACATACTCGTTTACACAGTTTGACAAGTTCGAGTCATGCCCGCGGTCTTACTACGAGTCCTACGTTGTCGGAGCACCCGACATGCAGACGCAGGAACTCGAGCTGGGCAGGCTCTCGCATGAAGCTGTCCAGAGCGTGGTCCTGGGGCTGCTCCCAGTAGCTGAGGTGAGGGATTGGGTCGTGTCCCGCCTTCCAGAGACCCTCTGGTTGACGGAGCAAGACGCCGACACAATCGCGGACTGGGCGCAGAGGTTTTGCTCATGCTTCAGGCCGGATGGCTCCATAGAGTGCGAGAAGGAAGTCAAAATAGAAGCCGATGGGGTCGCGGTGCAAGTGAAAGTCGACATGCTCCAGCAAGTTGGCAATCGGATCATCATCTATGACCTGAAGACCAACAAAGACGCCTACGATCCCGGCGAGACCATGCAACTTCCGCTGTCTTCGTGGGTGGTGGCAGAGAAGTACGGCGTAGGACAGGTCGAGTGCCGCCTCTGGTTCTTGCGATACCGCGAGAAGCCTCTCAGAGCGGCCCTCTTCGGGTCGCCGCAGATGGAGAAGGCAAAGAACTGGGCAATCAGCACAGCTAGGGCCATCGAACAGGCGAAGACGCTTCCCGGCAGCGCAGGGTTTCCGGAGAGGCCAGGGACCGCCTGTCGAGCCTGCGGAGTACCGCTCAATTGTGTGGGAGTGTTTCCGCCCCTCACAAAGGAGATGCGACTCGACGACATAGGCGCTGACCAGATTGCCGGTCATGCTCTCCGGCTTGAGGCGGCCCTGGCCTTTGCCAAGAAGTATCTCCAGCACTACATCGAGGCCAACAAGCTGTCCTCGGTGGCGAGCAACGGCGAACACTGGGGGAACTTCCCCAAGCCGAAGTACCTGCTCACGCCCGAACGGCTTCGAGAGTTCGGCGAGATGGTGCTTGCGCAGGGAAAGGATCTTTCGCAGTTCCTGGAGATCAACCCCTGGACGGTCCTCAAGAAGGACAACGAACACATCAAGGCCTGGCTGGAAGCGCACGCCGAAAAATCGACAGTCACCTACTTCGGACACCGGGCGAAAGCGCCCGAAGCGGCGTAG
- a CDS encoding DUF3854 domain-containing protein: MALDISALQLKPVANGELNGSCPFCGDRKKHFYLNPHKGVYRCFKCGASGRVDGASHYVPMAPLQREEPLADDDTLDRVYNILLRALHLSREHREQLMSSRRGLSAQAIEQNQYKTLPPKDRIGIAGRVAEWVEPRGVPGFYLYTGRHGRQLWCLAGPSGLLIPMRDFDGRIRGCQIRPDRQIGARYVWLSSANPRRGSNGTGARAVYHVARAADSKTVWLTEGPLKADIAASRMGKTFVAVPGVNCWKGSRVVEDLLANGVQAVVIAYDSDSVANEHVARAATELGRALQKSGIRVSYAWWPPAKAKGIDDLLLLNAGPRVVNEKAWLRLLKSRGGRVPG; encoded by the coding sequence ATGGCGCTAGACATCTCCGCGCTACAGCTGAAGCCCGTGGCAAATGGAGAGCTCAATGGGTCATGCCCCTTCTGCGGCGACAGAAAGAAGCATTTCTATCTGAACCCCCATAAGGGGGTCTATCGGTGCTTCAAGTGCGGCGCGTCAGGCCGTGTGGATGGCGCCTCGCACTATGTTCCTATGGCGCCTCTCCAACGCGAAGAGCCCTTGGCGGATGACGACACCCTTGATAGGGTGTACAACATCCTGCTTAGAGCTCTGCACTTATCGAGGGAGCACCGGGAACAACTCATGTCGTCAAGGCGGGGCCTATCGGCGCAAGCCATCGAACAAAACCAGTACAAGACGCTTCCTCCAAAGGACCGAATCGGAATCGCGGGAAGAGTAGCTGAGTGGGTAGAACCCAGGGGGGTCCCTGGGTTCTACCTTTACACCGGCAGGCACGGCAGGCAACTGTGGTGTCTTGCGGGCCCGTCGGGCCTGCTCATCCCGATGAGGGATTTCGACGGACGAATACGCGGCTGCCAAATCCGCCCCGACAGGCAGATAGGCGCCAGGTACGTCTGGCTGTCTTCTGCGAATCCGAGAAGAGGTTCAAACGGGACCGGGGCAAGAGCCGTGTACCATGTGGCGCGGGCTGCCGATTCCAAGACGGTCTGGCTTACCGAGGGTCCCCTCAAAGCAGACATAGCCGCCTCACGAATGGGGAAGACCTTTGTGGCTGTTCCTGGGGTGAACTGCTGGAAAGGATCCCGGGTTGTTGAGGACTTGCTTGCCAATGGGGTCCAAGCCGTCGTGATTGCCTACGATTCGGATAGCGTTGCTAACGAACACGTTGCCCGGGCGGCGACCGAACTGGGGCGGGCGCTCCAGAAGAGTGGAATCAGAGTGTCGTACGCCTGGTGGCCCCCCGCAAAGGCGAAGGGTATAGACGACCTTCTTCTCCTGAATGCAGGGCCCCGGGTCGTCAACGAAAAGGCGTGGCTTCGCCTGCTCAAATCGAGAGGGGGCCGCGTCCCTGGATGA
- a CDS encoding metal-dependent hydrolase: protein MTGRTHVGMGIIACAAVQSAVPRVLNLSNRLPLLPIAVGSLLPDVDCPTSTAGKAIPGSRLGRVGRVVVGALLLALGLLACSESAATLSRQGTARPALVICAVAVGIVLTGLLDHRGFTHSLLGIAAAVGLAEYFLPARWQCVGFCYGLHILADALTPAGVPLLWPLNKRFGFGLVRTGSTGYGLLSFAVWIMAIAAVLKKGVAFV, encoded by the coding sequence GTGACGGGCCGAACCCATGTCGGCATGGGCATAATTGCCTGTGCAGCGGTTCAATCTGCGGTACCGCGAGTCCTGAATCTGAGCAACCGACTCCCGTTGCTTCCGATAGCGGTCGGCTCACTGTTACCCGACGTGGATTGCCCGACCAGCACGGCGGGGAAGGCAATCCCGGGATCGAGACTGGGTCGAGTCGGAAGGGTTGTGGTTGGGGCCCTGTTGTTGGCCCTGGGCTTGCTGGCCTGCAGCGAGTCGGCGGCCACTCTCTCTCGGCAGGGAACCGCCCGGCCGGCACTCGTGATATGTGCTGTCGCGGTGGGGATCGTTCTAACCGGGCTCCTCGATCACAGAGGGTTCACGCATTCGCTCTTGGGGATCGCAGCAGCTGTCGGCCTGGCGGAGTATTTCTTGCCCGCCAGATGGCAGTGCGTTGGGTTCTGCTATGGGCTTCATATCCTGGCTGATGCCTTAACGCCTGCCGGGGTGCCCCTGCTGTGGCCGCTGAACAAGCGGTTCGGATTCGGCCTCGTCCGGACTGGGTCGACTGGATACGGACTCCTGAGCTTTGCAGTGTGGATCATGGCCATCGCGGCAGTCCTCAAGAAGGGAGTCGCCTTTGTATGA
- a CDS encoding helicase-related protein: MTGTLAGGYASSLHYLLFALDPQLMKDMGFEYRSVQQFVNTYGVLRRVIVTDAGEVFNKSSRGADESVRLKELPGVSLKLFSRHLLDSTAFINLEDIADGLPPYDEYVEIVEMTPDQRAAYDALESSLKSAIGRSGPKASAQYLQTLLAYPDRPFGNPQILDRQTGRVVAKPVELPQNRIYPKEDALLSIIRDEVGKGRRVYVYVKFTNKKDVTARLEQVIRDAGYRVRVLRASVPPEKREGWLSHAVARGCQVVVGNADLVKTGLDLYDFPTLVFYQTGYNLFTLRQAARRSWRIGQKNPVKVVFMAYKETLQDAALRLMGGKLRAALAIEGKFSAEGLRALAQGDDMGAALAKALMEGLERLESAETYWRKARAASAGRDILAGYSGWSFVEVAARSRRRKRVIPGVYQLAWDFNCIGQQPLHPEPSASPPRKARASTQEGLA; this comes from the coding sequence CGATGACCGGGACCCTCGCAGGAGGATACGCGTCGAGCCTCCACTACCTGCTCTTTGCCCTCGACCCTCAGCTCATGAAGGACATGGGGTTTGAGTACCGCAGCGTGCAGCAATTCGTGAACACCTATGGCGTTCTGAGGCGAGTAATCGTCACAGACGCCGGAGAGGTGTTCAACAAGAGTTCGCGAGGCGCCGATGAGAGCGTCCGGCTGAAAGAGCTGCCGGGCGTAAGTCTCAAGCTGTTCTCCAGGCATTTGCTGGACAGTACGGCGTTCATCAACCTCGAGGACATTGCTGACGGGTTGCCGCCTTATGACGAGTATGTGGAGATAGTCGAGATGACCCCCGATCAAAGAGCCGCTTACGATGCGCTCGAAAGCTCGTTGAAGTCAGCCATAGGAAGGTCAGGGCCGAAGGCGTCCGCCCAGTATCTTCAGACCCTTCTTGCGTATCCGGACAGGCCCTTTGGCAATCCACAGATACTCGACAGGCAAACCGGCAGAGTAGTTGCGAAGCCCGTGGAACTGCCCCAGAATCGGATTTACCCCAAGGAAGACGCCCTGCTCAGCATCATACGCGATGAGGTCGGTAAGGGACGCCGCGTGTATGTGTACGTCAAGTTCACAAACAAGAAGGACGTTACCGCGAGGCTCGAGCAGGTGATTCGGGATGCCGGCTACAGGGTACGGGTCCTTCGCGCCTCGGTTCCTCCGGAGAAGAGGGAAGGGTGGCTGTCGCACGCGGTCGCTCGCGGCTGCCAGGTCGTTGTGGGAAATGCCGACCTCGTGAAGACTGGACTCGACCTCTACGACTTTCCGACGCTGGTGTTCTACCAGACGGGTTACAACCTCTTCACGCTCAGGCAAGCCGCAAGGCGCTCCTGGAGGATTGGCCAGAAGAACCCCGTCAAAGTGGTGTTCATGGCCTACAAGGAAACGCTTCAGGACGCGGCGCTGCGGCTCATGGGCGGCAAACTCAGAGCGGCTCTTGCTATCGAGGGCAAGTTCAGCGCAGAAGGTCTCCGGGCTCTCGCCCAGGGCGATGACATGGGCGCTGCGCTCGCAAAGGCCCTCATGGAGGGCCTCGAGCGGCTCGAGTCGGCGGAGACCTACTGGCGTAAGGCCAGGGCAGCTTCGGCGGGAAGGGACATCCTCGCGGGGTACAGCGGTTGGAGCTTCGTCGAAGTCGCTGCGAGAAGCAGACGCCGGAAGAGGGTAATCCCCGGTGTGTACCAGTTGGCGTGGGACTTCAACTGCATAGGACAGCAGCCTCTGCATCCGGAGCCTTCAGCGAGCCCGCCTCGAAAAGCACGAGCCTCGACGCAGGAGGGATTAGCATGA